The Oscillatoria salina IIICB1 sequence GAGAGATTCTTATCAACAAGCTGATTTTACTGAGCGAATTCCCCTTGCCGAAATCCTCCCTGGCGATTTAATCTTTTTTGCTAAAGCTAGTAAAGTCGATCACGTCGCTCTTTATCTGGGTGACGGTTACTATATTCATAGTTCTGGGGTGGAAATGGGTCGTAATGGGATTGGGATTGACCAATTATCGGAAAATGGAGACGAGATTAGTCGTGCTTATTATCGCCAATTGTGGGGAGTTGGTCGAGTGATGAATAGTTATCGGGACTCTTGGATTGGTGATTAGGGATTGGGGATTAGGAAGACTTGGAAGAGGGGGAAGACAAGTGAGACAAGGAGGATAAACTGATAACTGTTCACTGTTCACTGAACCTAGTTACCACCTCACCAATCCCCAGTCACCACCTCACCAGTCTCCTAGTTTCCCAATCCCCAATCCCTAGTCCCCAATCCCCAATCCCTAGTCTCTAATTAAAGGTGTGGTTGTGATAACTTCGCAAATTTCAACAATTCAAAATTTTCAGTCTCAAGAAGAAATTCTTGATGTTTCGATAGTTGTGCCGATTTACAATGAGGTGGAAAGTTTACCTCATTTGCTCGAATATCTCGCGCAAATTCTCCATGAAAATCAACTCAGTTATGAAATTATCTGTGTGGATGATGGTTCTAGCGATGGTTCTACAGAATTGTTAAAGCATTTAGCACAGACCCAGGAAAATGTCAAGGCAGTAATTTTGCGGCGTAACTACGGACAAACGCCAGCAATGGCGGCGGGATTTAAGTGTGCTAGAGGGCGAGCGATCGTGACTTTGGATGCTGATTTGCAAAACGATCCGGCGGATATTCCGATGCTGTTGTCGAAGTTGGCGGAGGGTTACGATCTAGTCAGTGGTTGGCGCCAAAATAGACAAGATGCGGCTTTGACACGCTTGCTTCCTTCTAAAATTGCTAATTGGCTGATCGGACGTGTTACTGAGGTGAGGATACACGATTACGGTTGTTCTCTGAAGGCTTATCGTCGAGAATTGGTGGCAGATTTAAATCTGTATGGCGAGTTACATCGGTTTTTACCTGCTTTGGCTTTTATTGAAGGTGCGAGAATAGCTGAGTTACCAGTACGTCACCATGCTCGTCGTTTTGGTAAAAGTAAGTATGGTTTGGGGCGAACTTTTCGGGTGTTGATGGATTTATTAACCATCTGGTTTATGAAGAAGTTTCTTACTCGTCCGATGCACGTTTTTGGTTCGCTGGGCTTGCTGTTGATGTTTGTGGGTACGGTGTTGGGCGGATATCTGACATTTTTGAAGCTAGGATTGCAAGAAAATATTGGCGATCGCCCGTTGTTGATTTTGGCGGTAGTTTTACTCTTAGCAGGCGTACAATTCTTTTGTTTCGGGCTTTTGGGTGAGTTGCTGATGCGAACTTATCACGAATCTCAGGACAGACCTATCTACCGAGTCAGAGAAATTGTGGAAAATAATGTTAAGAATGGTAAATGAAGATCCCTATTTTGCCTAAACATTTCAACTTGTGAAAATTTTTTCGACTCTAGAACGATCCCAACTGCGAAATCTCTTATTTCTGTTCTTTTCTGGGTTGGCTTTCTGGACAAGTTTAACTTCAATGCTGCCCACTTTACCTTTATACATTGAGGACTTGGGCGCACCACCGGAGCAGGTTGGTTTTGTGATGGGTTGTTTTGCGATCGGTTTACTGTTGTCGAGGGTGTGGCTGGGAAATTTAGCCGATCGCCGCAGTCGGAAGATAGTTGTCGTAATCGGGACTGGAGTTGCGGCGATCGCGCCTTTGGGCTATGTGTTTTTCCAGTCAATTCCTTGGTTAATGGTGACTAGGGCTTTTCACGGGATTAGTATTGCGGCTTTTACTACGGCTTACAGTGCTTTAGTGGTGGATATCTCGCCAGTTAAACAACGAGGCGAATTGCTGGGCTATATGAGTTTGGCGATCCCACTCGGTATGGCTTTTGGTCCGGCGCTAGGTGGCTTTTTACAAGCAAGTGTCGATTACAAATCTTTGTTTTTTATTCCCGCAGTTTTGGGAGCGATCGCGTTTCTGTTGGCAATTCAAGTAAGGGAAGAGCAAAGATTTCACAGCTTAGGATCTCACCCAGATCGTGAATCTCAATTAAGTCAATTATGGCGTTTATTAGCTAGTCCTCGTATCCGCGTTCCGACGATTATTTTATTGTTGATTGGAACTGGATTTGGTATTCTCGTGTCATATTTGCCTGGCTTTATGAGAGATGCAGCAGTCGATCTCAATGCAGGATGGTATTACTCAGCCGCCGCGATCGCCTCTTTTGTTGCTCGTGTAATGACCGGAAGAGCCTCCGATCGCTATGGAAGAGGTTTGTTTGTGAGTTTAAGTTTAGTTTCTTTTGGGCTATCGATGTTTTTACTAGCGATCGCTTATAGTTCTACTGCTTTTGTCTTCTCCGCTATCTTTGAAGGAATAGGTGTAGGTACTTTAATGCCAATGGCGATCGCTGTCTTGTCCGATCGTTCTTTACCAAATGAACGGGCGATCGTCTATTCTTTATCTATTGGTGGATTTGATTTAGGAACTGCTCTCGGCGGTCCCTTTTTAGGCTCTTTAGTCGCCCTGCTCACCTATCGAGGCTTATTTTTGGTTGCTACCAGTTTATCGGCGATCGCCTTGATTATTTTTCTTACCCAATCGAGTAAAGATGCCCGCCATTCTTTCCGCTTTGCAACGGGACGAGGAAAAGATCTTTATGCCCTCGAAGCTCTGGAAGTCCTCGAACCGCGATCGTCATAAATGTCAAAATCAACAGTTACTGCTTATCACATAAATAGCTTTTTGTCAAGCTATTTTTCTTAATTGGTAACTGTGTACTTAAGATTAGGAAACGGGCTAGGAGGGATTCGAACCCCCGACACCGTGGTCCGTAGCCACGTGCTCTAGTCCACTGAGCTACAAGCCCGTGTAGGTAATTTACCCAACAGATATAAATCATATCACAAACAAAATAAATAATGCAAGAGCAAAGAGAAAATCAAAAACTAACTCATCTCAATGCTGAGGGGGAAGCGCAGATGGTAGACATTTCCAAGAAACAGTCAACCAGAAGAGAAGCCATAGCAGTAGGAAGAGTAAGGATGTCAGCAGAGACACTAGCAGCGATCGCGGCAGGAAATACACCCAAAGGAGATGTCATCGCCACAGCCAAGCTAGCAGGAATTATGGCAGCCAAACAGACAGCTAATTTAATTCCCCTCTGTCATCCCTTAGCTTTACATAAAATTGAAGTACAATTAACCCCCGATCCCCAATTACCCGGATATCAAATTCAAGCCAGCGTAACGACAAAAGCAGAAACCGGGGTAGAAATGGAAGCCCTAACAGCAGTTTCCATTGCCGCCCTCACGCTTTACGACATGGCAAAAGCCTTAGAAAAATCAATGGCGATCGAAGCAATTTATTTATTGAGTAAGACTGGAGGTAAAAGCGGCGATTATTTTCATCAACAAGCAACTTAGATTAATTCCCCCTTATCTTCCCCCACTCCCAATCCCCAAACCCCAGCCAGTGAACAGTGAACAGTTACCAGTCTACCCTCGAATCCCCAGTTATTCTAATTTCACCTTGCTCAATTTCTTCTCTTGACAATCCTGACTGATAACTGATTACTGATAACTGATAAGGTGAAAACGCCAATCCCCACTATGTCACACTAAGAGCATAATAGTGAATTGGCGTGTCGATCGATGCCATTCCGCGTTCAAGTTAAGATCCCAATGCTTCATGCAAATAGAACAATTTCTGACTCTGTATCGACAAGGAAAACGAGATTTTGCCCATACCGATCTTAACGGTGCAAACTTGAGTGGGGCAAATTTACGCGACATCGATCTAACCGGAGCTAACCTAACAGGTGCTAATCTGAGGTGGGCTTCTTTAAACAATAGCAAACTAACTGGTGCGTGTTTACGTCAAGCTGACTTGCACAATGCCACATTAACTCGTGCTAACTTAGACCAAGCAATTTTAACTCGTGCCGAGTTGAGTAAAGTAGATTTGCGCTTTTCCAGTTTGTCAGCGGCGGATCTCAATTGGGCAATTTTACAAGATGCCGATTTAACGGGTGCTAATCTGCGGGGAGCTAAACTAGATCGGGTAAATCTCGAACGCGCTAAACTCAACAATGTCGAGCTAGAATCGGCAGAATTGATGGAGGCAAATTTAGCTCGAAGTAGTTCGATTGAAGCTAATTTTTCTGGAGCTAATTTACGAGAAGCTTGTTTAGAAGAAGCCAATTTACGACAAGCAAATTTAGTCAAAGCTAACTTAACAGAAGCTAATCTGAATAATGTTTATTTGCGGGGGGCTAATTTACAAGAAGCTGACTTACATCGGACGATTCTTACGAATGCCGATCTCAGCGAGTCAAATTTCGATCGTGCTGATTTAAGTAGAGCTAATCTTGCAGGTGCTTATTTGTTGAAAGTTAGTTTGCGAAATGCTTATTTAGTCCGAGCTGATTTGCAGGATGTTTATTTATTACAAACTGATTTAACAGAAGCTAATTTACGCGGAGCTTCTTTAAATAGAGCGGATTTAAGTGGGGCTTATCTGAAAGATGTGATTTTATCTGAAGCTAATTTAGCTGATGTTTATTTAATGAAAAGCCATTTGGTACGCACTAATTTAGATGGAGCAGAATTAACTGGCTGTTGTATTGAAGGCTGGGAACTCGAAGAAGTAGATTTATCGAAAGTGAAGTGTAATTATATTTATACTCGCTTTAATTATGAAACTAAAAGTAAAAGCGATCGCTATCCGGTAGGACGCGATTTTGCTCCTGGTGAATTTGCTAATCCGAATCGCGAAAATAATGCCGTTATTGAGGTAAGATTTTCTCAACCTCCGAATTGGGAAGTGTTGGTTTTTACTTTGACTCAAGTAGAGTTAGAATGTGCCAATGTACAGCTTCAGGTGAAATCTTATCTCCAAAGTGAGGGACAGTATCAACTACAATTAACTGCCAACCGTTTTGTGAATGCTAAATTATTAAGCGAGCGTATTTTATCTTTATATCCAGAAATGGGGAACCGAGTTACTAATAATCGGGAAACAATTCTCAAATTGCTAAAGATTAATAAGCAGGAGAATTTACAAGTAGAACCTTCACCAAAGCCTCTTCCTCCACCGCCCGATCGGCGATCGCGTACTTATCAGCAAGTGATTAGTCAAATTCGAGCGATCGTGATTTCTCAACCACCAGAGGAATTTGTTATGAGTATCGAGCGGTTACTAAATTTTCTGCAACAAGAGGGTATTTCAACGCGAGAAATTCAAAGGAAAATTTTAATTGAAACGATTTTTAAGCGAGCCAAGAAAAATGAAGAGTTTCGCAAAAAGCTTGTACTTTGGGAAGCAACAGCAGAGGAGGCGGAAAGATTTTCTTTAGTGGGAGAGGCAATTCGCGCGAGCGTTACTATGTTGGATGCAGAAGTTTTGCGTCCTGAAAGCAGTTAGGATGTCAAATAATTAAAATATAGACATCAGCACTAGGAGGGGCGATTAGAAGAATTTACTTTGGGAAAATTTTTTGGGCAGCTAAAGATTAATAACTGGTATCCCAACCTACAGTCTTTTATGATAAATTATGGAACCTTCTCCAACTAAGCCTTCGAAAGCGCTCGTTGATAAAGAATTCTACAGCCGACTGCCTCTATTTTTATTGTTTTTACTGTGGCTGGGGTATTTTTTCTTTGGTTTATTACTCACCAGTTACCAGGCACGGCTGTCAGCTTGGGTGTTAGCATGGGCAGGAGCGTTAATTTGGACGGTGGATCGATCTTGGACGAGATTTGTTCCCATTATCGCGGCGATCGCGGTAATTGTTTCTGTTTCGATGCCGTTCCAATTTCTCGCGATGATGGTGGCGATCGCACTAGCTTCTGCTTTTGTTTTGAGTTGGGCAATGTTATTAATCGGTGAGGATCTCAAACATGCGCTTCGAGATGGTTTTTGGTTAGCTGGGCTTTTGGCGATCGCTATGTTTTTGATTGCTTGGTTTTTATTAGATAATCGTGAATTTGGCGGCGATGTAGCTGTTTTGGGTAATACTTGTCCTCTACCTGTAGCTTTACTTTTAGGTTTTTTGGCTAGTTGTTTTGGCTCAAATGCTTGGATGCGAATGGATACAGCCGGATTTACTTTTAAGCAACAAATTCTGACTTTTGCTGCGGTGACTTGGTTGGGTTTTTCTTGCGGTTGGTTGGTTGAGATATTTTAATTAGAGCGCTCTAGTGGTAAACGTAGTTGAAAACAACTACCAACTCCAACTTGTGAGGTAACGGTAATTTTACCTTTGTGTTGGGTGGCGATCGCGCTCGCAATTGCTAATCCTAATCCTGTACCTCCTTCTCGTCGCGATCTCGCTTTATCAGCACGCCAAAAGCGATCGAAAATATAAGGTAATTGTTCGGGTGAAATTCCGATCCCGGTGTCTTTAATATTAACTACAGCGAAGCGATTTTGTTTGGCTAGAGAAACAGTAACTTTGCCTCCTTGAGGTGTATATTGCAAAGCGTTTTCGAGTAAATTAGCAAATAAACGATTGAGTTGAGCAGCATCGCCGAAAACTGAAACTGATAAGTCTAGATCCGCTTGTAAATTAATTCCTTTGGCAGTAGCTAAAGGTTCCAGCCATTGCAGTAAATCCTGTAAAATTTCATTTAGAGAAACAGTTGTTTGTTCGCGCACTGTGGTTGCATCAGTACGTGCGAGAAAGAGCAAATCTTCGACTAATTCTGTCATTTGAGCCGAAGCACTGGCGATCGCGGCTAGTTTTTTGGCATCTTTAGGATGAATTCGCTCTGGATGCGATCGGATTACGTCTACAGAAGTTTTAATTGCGGCAATTGGCGATCGCAATTCGTGGGAAGCATCAGCCGTAAATTGTTTTAATTGTTGATAACTTTTTTCTACAGGTTGAATTGCTAATTTTGTCAGCCATAATCCGCCAATCCCTACAAATCCTAAAGCTACAATTCCACCCATTCCTAAACCCCAAATTAATTGATTTTGGGCAGCTTGTAACGCTTCCATTGATTGACTAGCGCGAATATAACCTTCTAATGATGGTTGACTAGAATCATTTGGGGGATCGCTAAATACCGAAATAGTATAAGTGCGAATTAAGGAGGTTTGGGCGGTATCTCTTTCGGTTAATGCACCTGTTTCTGGTTGAGAATCTAAGGAAACTTGTCCCCGACTCGCTAGAGGTGTACCTTCAGAATTAAACCATTCTAAACTTTGGCGATCGCGGTTAAATAAATCTCGCCACGGTACTTCATCTACTCGCTCTAAATAATCATTACCTTCTTGTTTTATTTCTGCTAAAGAAGGAGTTGCTGCTTGGGCTAAAGTTCGCAGTTTTTCGTCCATTTGCTGATAATAACTGCGGGTAAAAAAAACATATACTCCTGCGGCAAAGACGCCTAATATTGCTGCCATTACTGTTAAATATGATAACAACAATCGCCAGCGCAGACTTTGGAAATTAGCTTGGTGGATTTTTTTTGAACCAATCATTTTGTCAGTTGGTAGCCAATCTTAGGTTGCTCTTATTTTACAACTAATAATTCCCCATCTCTTTTTCTTCCCAAAAAGAATTGTCTAATCTAACCCCCTAATCCCCTTCTCTCTCACGGAAGGGTAAGTAATTAATAGTTGAAAATTTTTCAAACAATTTAAAAATTATTCTCCCCTCTCTTCGCAGGAGAGGAGCTGGGGGAGAGGTGATAACTAATAATCTTAAACTTGTTATTTAGCGAGCTGATTTTTTTATTATAGTTAAGTTTCAGTTAATTTTAGCTAATTAATTGAATAATTTCTTGAGCAGCGCGATCGCCAGCTCCTCTTGTCCCCAAATTTTCCCGCATTTGCTGATAATTTTGCTGTATTTCTTCACGTCGCGCTGAATTAATTAGCAATTCTTTTGCTTCTTGGAAAATTCGCTCAGGTGTGGCTTTTTCTTGTAATAATTCCGGGACAATTTCCTCCATTAAGACTAAATTCACGGGCGACATAAAAGGAATAGAAAAGTTGAGCAATTTTCTGCCAATCCACATTGTCATCGGATTAACTCGATAAATAACTACTTGGGGAACGTTCAATAAAGCTATTTCTAAATTAACAGTTCCCGATTTCGTAATTGCTAAATCTGCCGCCGCGATCGCTGTTAATGTCTTTCCTTTGATTACTGTCGCCTGAAGATTATATTTTTGTAAATTGTCTTGAATTAGATCGTGAAAACTGTCAATTGACAAGGGAATTAAAAACTCTGCTTGAGGAAATTTAGCTTGAAGTTGTTGCGCAGCAGTTAAAATAATTGGCAGAAGATATTTCAACTCTTGTTGACGAGAAGCCACAAAAAGCGCGATCGCCAAGCGATCGTCAGCAATACCCAAATCTTTTCTCGCTGCTTCTCGATTAGGAGCAGTTTGCATCCGATCTAACAACGGATGTCCCACCCAACTAACTTTTACACCTTTTGCTTGAAAATAACGCGCCTCAGCCGTAAAAATCGCCAACAAAAGGTCAGTTATTTCCACAATCCGACTCGTATTTCCTACAGGCGGCGACCAAACCCATTCTTGAGGAGCAATATAATAAACTATTGGTACTTGAGGCAAATGTTTTTTCACATAAGAACCAATAGTAATATTTGGACCGAGATAATCAATCAAAACTAAAACATCGGGCGGATTTTCCCGTAAAAATTGTTTAGCCCGACGTTGAATTTGGAGAGTAGGTAAAACAAAAGGTATTGATTCGAGAATACCCACCGAACCAATATTAGTTGTATTACCAAGCAGAATTGCCCCGGCTGCTTTCATGCGATCTCCACCCAAGGCGAAAATTTCTAATTCAAGGTTATTTACCTTTGCTTGGCGTTGCAAAGCCTCAATTAGTAGCGCCCCTTGTAAATCTCCAGAAACTTCACCCGTACTAATAAAAATACGCATTATTCAGTTAGCACGTAGCCGCAATTAAAGTTATCAATTATCACATACCCGCAGTTATCAGTTACCAATTCTTCCAATTCTTCCAATTCTTCCTTGTCCCCCTTCCCTTGTCTCCCCCCTCTTCCCAATCCCCAGTCCCCAGTCCCCAGTCCCCAGTCCCCAGTCCCCAATCCCTAATGACGCTTACCGGGAATCAAGCCACGATAACCAGGAGAAGTAGAAACCTGTAAAAAGCGGAGCAAATGCTGTAAATATTGGCAATCTGGGAGTAAATCCAACTCTTCGAGAGAACGATCGAAACTGAGATCCGAACGATAAAGAATGCGGAAAGCTTTTTTGAGTAAGCTAATTTCCTCAGAGGAAAAACCCTTACGTTGCAAACCGACCAAATTTAGCGATCGCACCCGCGCGGGATTTCCTTCAACTAACATAAAAGGTGGGACATCGCGATCGATACGACTCATAGCACCCAACATCGCTAAACTACCAACGCGAACAAATTGATGAACGCCTGTTAAACCACCAATTGTTGCTTTTGATTCTATATGTACGTGACCCGCTAAAGCCACATTATTAGCGATTACCACCTCATCTTCAATAAGGCAATTATGAGCCACATGGACGTAAGCCATCAGTAAATTATTATTACCAATAATTGTCGCCTCGCCCTCATTAGTTGCCCGATTGATAGTCACATATTCGCGAATCCGATTACCATCGCCAATTTTTACCCAACTATTTGCACCGCGATATTTCAAATCTTGAGTTTCTAAACCAATAGCAGCACCGGGAAAAATCCGATTACCCGCACCAATTTCTGTCGCTCCTTCAATGACAGCATGAGGACCAACAGTAGTTTCGCGATCGATTTTGACGTTTTCCCCAATTACTGCATAAGCACCTACTTGCACTGTGGGGTGTAATTTAGCATGGGGGTGAATAACAGCAGTAGGATGAATTAATGTCTTCAACGGGCAACTAGACATGAATCTTAAGTCTGCAATTTTATTTAATCGTAGCTAGTAGCACCTCAGCATGAGCGCAAAAGTTTTCACGCCTGCTGAGTGCGTGGCTGGGGTGCTAATCTGCCAAAGAAAAGAGCATTTCGCCTTCTGCGGCTAATTCGCCATCAACTTCAGCGCGTCCTTGCATCTTGGCAAAACGACCGCTTTTAAAGCGTAATAGTTCCACAGTCATCACCAAGCGATCGCCAGGGACGACGGGACGACGAAAGCGGAATTTATCGATTCCGGCGAACATAAAAAAGCCACCTGCCATTCCTGGTAACTGAATTAAAACAATACCACCTACTTGTGCCATTGCTTCGACTATTAACACTCCTGGCATAATGGGATGTCCGGGAATATGTCCTTGAAACTGAGGTTCGTTGAAGCTAATATTTTTGATTCCGACGGCTTTTTCTCCGGGAATATAATCAATAATTCTATCTACTAAGGCAAAAGGATAGCGGTGAGGTAGCAGTTGATGGATTTCTTCAACGGTAAAAGTTGTTTTCACGCTCTGCTCTGGCTGAGTAGTTTCAGTTTGCTCCTCGGCGGAGTTGAGATTATTGGGTTTGTTAACGTCGGTGAGTGTAGACATAGTTTTGCATTTTGATGGATGGTTATGGCGTCGTGAATAAAGCGCGTAGCTGTTTTGCCAAGTTGACGTGCAGCTTGTGACTGGCTTTGTAAGCGAGATAATGGGCTACGGGGATTGTCCCCAGTAAACTTAAATCTCCTACTAAGTCTAAAAGTTTATGACGTACTGGTTCATTTGCAAATCTTAAGGGAGGATTAAGCCAGCCTGTGTCGCTGCAAACTAAGGCGTTGTCTAAGCTGCCGCCTTTGATTAATCCTGCTTGACGCACCTTCTCGATTTGAGAAGCTAAACCAAAAGTCCTTGCGGGGGCGATCGCTTGGGCGAAGCTTTCTTGACTTGGCGTCCAACTGTACCACTGTTTGCCGATGGCTGCTATTTCAAAGTCGATTCCGTAGGTAAATCTGGTTTCGGGTGCGGGTATGGCGGCGACGAAAGCATCTGTTTCTTGTACCCAAATTGGGGATTGGAGATTGGGGATTGGGGATTGGGGATTGGTTTGTAAGTAACTTCGCCCTCTCCCCTCTCTTTGGGGTTCCCAGTCCTCAGTCCCCAGTATGCCGACGGTGGCGATCGCTTCTACCCATTGTTTGGCGGAACCGTCTAATAAGGGTACTTCGCCAGCGTCGATTTCAATTCTGGCGTTGTCTATACCGCTACCTGTTAAGGCTGCGAGTAGGTGTTCTACTGTTCGTACGGTGGCGGTTTGGGCTGCTAATTCTGTGGATAAGGTGGTTTGGTTTACGGATTCGACTAGGGCTGGAATAGAAGGTTCTCCGGGTAAGTCAATCCGGACAAAGTAACGTCCTTCGCCTGGTGTGGCGGGCATTACGCGCACTGTGGCTGTTTTTCCTGAGTGCAAGCCTATTCCGGAAATTTGAAAAGGTTTAGCGATCGTTGAAGGCATATTTTCTGTTTTGTTACAAGGTTTTGCTGAGAGAAAAAGACTTTTATTTGGTTGGTGTAAATAATCAATGCTAGTTGAGGTAGAGACGCGGCTGCCTACGTCTCTACCTTGGTTAAAACCTTTCTCCGATCCCGAAGTGGAGGCGAGAGTCACCGTTGTCATTAAGTCCGTAGTCAACGCGAATCGGACCGAGAGGAGATTGAATGCGTACGCCGACACCATAGCCAAATCCGGTACCTGGTTTGTCACGAACGCCAGCCGGATTACCAGGAACGTTATCGCCCGTACCTAGGTCGCTACCGAAGTCTACAAATAAGGCGCCACCGAGAAAGGAGAAGAGGGGGAAACGATACTCGGCGCTAGCAAGGACATAACTGCGACCGCTACCGACATCTCCAGCGTCGTAACCGCGTACGGAGTCGGTACCGCCGAGAGAGAAGGCTTCGTAGGGAGGTAAGTCGCCGAGAATTGTTCCGGCTTGGAAGTTAAAAGCGAGGGCTTCTGCACCTTCGGCGAAGTCGGTATAGTCTACGGGGATATAGTAACTATAGCTACCTCGGAGGCGATTGAAGAAGATGCTTCCAGAACCAATGGGAATGGTTTGATCGACACTGAAACGGATTACCGAACCATCAGTAGGTTGAAAAATGCTGTTGCGGCGATCGCGGACTGCACCAAAACTCAAGATAAAGAGATCGTCGCTGCCGTCGTCGCTAAAGGCAAGGTCGTTCCCTAATTCATCTTCGGGTGCGAGTTCCCCATCAGCGTCGCGAATGGATACTCGTTGATACTGAAATCCGGTAGAAAGCGCCCATTCTGGCTGGGAGAAGACATCATCGGCTAAGGGACGACGGAAGGTAATTCCGCCACCAGTACGCACGACGCGGGGGCGATCGCCATTCGGTAACTCTACCTCCTCTTCACCACCGTCAAAGATTAAGGAAATGGAACGTCGGCGGAAAGCATTAACTGTATAAGAAGTGCGATAGGGATCGCCAGCAATCCAGGGATCGGTAAAGCGAAGGTCAAAGAGTAATTCTCTGGTTCCTACTTGTAATTCGGCGGAGAGATCCTGGTTATTACCGCCGAGGTTTTGCTCTTGATAGCTAATTGTGCCAAAGAATCCGCTTGCAGAACTAATACCTGCACCCGCAGCAACCGAACCAGTATTTCTTTCGACGACATCGACATTGACAACGACTTGACTGGGGTCGTCTCCTGGGGCGAAGGAGAGTCGCGCGTCTTCAAAGAGTCCTAAGCCAAAAACTCGCTGCAAGTCTCTTTGGGCGGTTTCGCGGTTGAAAACTTCGCCAGATTCTAACTCAATTTCTCGCGTGACAATAAAGTCGCGAGTACGACCATCTACTTCCTCGTCTTCCTCATCAAAAAATCTCACTCGTACATTTTCGATTACACCTTCAGCGACGACTAAGGTGACGACACCATCTTGGGAAATTTCTCCTGGTTCGTCGGGAGCATCGACTACTTGGGCGAGGTCGTAGCCATTTTCTCGATACCATTCATTCAACTCTTGAATATCGCCTTGTAATTCAACGAGGTTGAGAATATCTCCGTATTGTTCGCCAAAAATTTCATCTACTACTGATTCTGGCAGTACCCGTTCTCCTTCTCCTTGGGGAATTGTTTGAATTACGACATCTCGGAGGATGGGGTTAGGTTCGACTTGGTAAGTAATTCGCACTCCCAAGGGGGTATCTTCGGGGACTACAGTGACGTTGGAAAAGTAACCAGTAGCAAAAATTTCGTTTACGTCTTGTTGCAGTTGGGAGCGAGTTGTCGCCCGTCCTGGTTGGGTGCTAATGGTGTTATAAACTAGCTGTTCTAGTTCTCCTTCGACACCACGCACGAGAACTTCTGCAACTAAGACTCGCGGTTCTTGAGCCGGAGGTTGGTCTTGTGCCACAGTAGATTCTGTAGACTCAGAGTCAGGAGTTATTGACTCTAGGGAGACTAACGACTCAGGATTTGCTATTTCTGCTTGGTTTGTTTCTGGTTCTCCTTC is a genomic window containing:
- the fabZ gene encoding 3-hydroxyacyl-ACP dehydratase FabZ produces the protein MSTLTDVNKPNNLNSAEEQTETTQPEQSVKTTFTVEEIHQLLPHRYPFALVDRIIDYIPGEKAVGIKNISFNEPQFQGHIPGHPIMPGVLIVEAMAQVGGIVLIQLPGMAGGFFMFAGIDKFRFRRPVVPGDRLVMTVELLRFKSGRFAKMQGRAEVDGELAAEGEMLFSLAD
- the lpxB gene encoding lipid-A-disaccharide synthase, which produces MRIFISTGEVSGDLQGALLIEALQRQAKVNNLELEIFALGGDRMKAAGAILLGNTTNIGSVGILESIPFVLPTLQIQRRAKQFLRENPPDVLVLIDYLGPNITIGSYVKKHLPQVPIVYYIAPQEWVWSPPVGNTSRIVEITDLLLAIFTAEARYFQAKGVKVSWVGHPLLDRMQTAPNREAARKDLGIADDRLAIALFVASRQQELKYLLPIILTAAQQLQAKFPQAEFLIPLSIDSFHDLIQDNLQKYNLQATVIKGKTLTAIAAADLAITKSGTVNLEIALLNVPQVVIYRVNPMTMWIGRKLLNFSIPFMSPVNLVLMEEIVPELLQEKATPERIFQEAKELLINSARREEIQQNYQQMRENLGTRGAGDRAAQEIIQLIS
- the lpxC gene encoding UDP-3-O-acyl-N-acetylglucosamine deacetylase; the protein is MPSTIAKPFQISGIGLHSGKTATVRVMPATPGEGRYFVRIDLPGEPSIPALVESVNQTTLSTELAAQTATVRTVEHLLAALTGSGIDNARIEIDAGEVPLLDGSAKQWVEAIATVGILGTEDWEPQREGRGRSYLQTNPQSPIPNLQSPIWVQETDAFVAAIPAPETRFTYGIDFEIAAIGKQWYSWTPSQESFAQAIAPARTFGLASQIEKVRQAGLIKGGSLDNALVCSDTGWLNPPLRFANEPVRHKLLDLVGDLSLLGTIPVAHYLAYKASHKLHVNLAKQLRALFTTP
- the lpxA gene encoding acyl-ACP--UDP-N-acetylglucosamine O-acyltransferase, encoding MKTLIHPTAVIHPHAKLHPTVQVGAYAVIGENVKIDRETTVGPHAVIEGATEIGAGNRIFPGAAIGLETQDLKYRGANSWVKIGDGNRIREYVTINRATNEGEATIIGNNNLLMAYVHVAHNCLIEDEVVIANNVALAGHVHIESKATIGGLTGVHQFVRVGSLAMLGAMSRIDRDVPPFMLVEGNPARVRSLNLVGLQRKGFSSEEISLLKKAFRILYRSDLSFDRSLEELDLLPDCQYLQHLLRFLQVSTSPGYRGLIPGKRH
- a CDS encoding BamA/TamA family outer membrane protein, giving the protein MWCVAVVNKIKQIYLRQLLIPALAAIATVALSEPVRGQTADEIEGLAEIAVQEEIIVESEPESSSLLAQETETVVDVRETDESNSNSATVVIETTTEATETFPLPKIHEEVEGEPETNQAEIANPESLVSLESITPDSESTESTVAQDQPPAQEPRVLVAEVLVRGVEGELEQLVYNTISTQPGRATTRSQLQQDVNEIFATGYFSNVTVVPEDTPLGVRITYQVEPNPILRDVVIQTIPQGEGERVLPESVVDEIFGEQYGDILNLVELQGDIQELNEWYRENGYDLAQVVDAPDEPGEISQDGVVTLVVAEGVIENVRVRFFDEEDEEVDGRTRDFIVTREIELESGEVFNRETAQRDLQRVFGLGLFEDARLSFAPGDDPSQVVVNVDVVERNTGSVAAGAGISSASGFFGTISYQEQNLGGNNQDLSAELQVGTRELLFDLRFTDPWIAGDPYRTSYTVNAFRRRSISLIFDGGEEEVELPNGDRPRVVRTGGGITFRRPLADDVFSQPEWALSTGFQYQRVSIRDADGELAPEDELGNDLAFSDDGSDDLFILSFGAVRDRRNSIFQPTDGSVIRFSVDQTIPIGSGSIFFNRLRGSYSYYIPVDYTDFAEGAEALAFNFQAGTILGDLPPYEAFSLGGTDSVRGYDAGDVGSGRSYVLASAEYRFPLFSFLGGALFVDFGSDLGTGDNVPGNPAGVRDKPGTGFGYGVGVRIQSPLGPIRVDYGLNDNGDSRLHFGIGERF